One stretch of Halichoerus grypus chromosome 10, mHalGry1.hap1.1, whole genome shotgun sequence DNA includes these proteins:
- the R3HDML gene encoding peptidase inhibitor R3HDML has product MSLLPSTMGLAGLLFWAGQTVNAWMPNATLALARTKGTAVWPLSGLGVPRHQRKRHISAGDMSALLDFHNHIRASVHPPAANMEYMVWDERLARSAEAWATQCIWAHGPSQLMRYVGQNLSIRSGRYHSVVDLVKSWSEEKRHYSFPAPRDCQPRCPWRCSGPVCSHYTQMVWASSNRLGCAIHTCGSINVWGNTWHHAVYLVCNYAIKGNWIGEAPYKMGRPCSACPPSYQGTCTSNMCFSGLKSNRLLWF; this is encoded by the exons ATGTCCCTGCTGCCCAGCACCATGGGCCTGGCAGGCCTGCTCTTCTGGGCAGGCCAGACAGTGAATGCCTGGATGCCCAATGCCACCCTGGCACTGGCCCGGACCAAGGGCACAGCTGTGTGGCCCCTGAGTGGCCTGGGGGTGCCCCGGCACCAGCGGAAGCGCCACATCTCTGCTGGGGACATGAGTGCCTTACTGGATTTTCACAACCACATCCGCGCCAGTGTGCACCCACCTGCGGCCAACATGGAGTATATG GTCTGGGATGAGCGGCTGGCCAGGTCTGCCGAGGCCTGGGCCACCCAGTGCATCTGGGCCCATGGGCCCTCACAGCTAATGAGATACGTGGGCCAGAACCTCTCCATCCGTTCTGGCCG gTACCACTCGGTGGTGGACCTTGTGAAGTCTTGGTCTGAGGAGAAGCGCCATTACTCGTTTCCAGCCCCCAGGGACTGTCAGCCGCGCTGCCCCTGGCGCTGCAGCGGCCCAGTCTGCTCCCACtacacccag ATGGTGTGGGCATCCTCCAATCGGCTGGGCTGTGCAATCCACACCTGTGGCAGCATCAACGTCTGGGGCAACACCTGGCATCATGCAGTGTACCTGGTCTGCAACTACGCCATTAA GGGCAACTGGATCGGCGAGGCACCATACAAGATGGGGAGGCCATGTTCTGCCTGCCCCCCAAGTTACCAAGGCACCTGTACTAGCAACATGTGTTTCTCTGGACTCAAATCCAATAGGCTCCTGTGGTTCTAA